A section of the Pimelobacter simplex genome encodes:
- the groL gene encoding chaperonin GroEL (60 kDa chaperone family; promotes refolding of misfolded polypeptides especially under stressful conditions; forms two stacked rings of heptamers to form a barrel-shaped 14mer; ends can be capped by GroES; misfolded proteins enter the barrel where they are refolded when GroES binds), translated as MSKLIAFNEEARRGLERGMNTLADAVKVTLGPKGRNVVLEKKWGAPTITNDGVSIAKEIDLEDPYEKIGAELVKEVAKKTDDVAGDGTTTATVLAQALVKEGLRNVAAGANPMGLKRGIEAAVTAVSEQLLGLAKDVETREQIAATATISAGGDATVGDAIAEAMDKVGKEGVITVEESNTFGIDLELTEGMRFDKGYISAYFVTDPERMETVLEDAYVLIANSKISNVKDLLPLLEKVMQSGKPLVILAEDVDGEALSTLVVNKIRGTFKSVAVKAPGFGDRRKAMLQDIAILTGGQVISEEVGLKLETAGIELLGQARKVVITKDETTIVEGAGDQAQIEGRVNQIRAEIESSDSDYDREKLQERLAKLAGGVAVIKVGAATEVELKERKHRIEDAVRNAKAAVEEGILPGGGVALVQAGASAFDKLELEGDEATGANIVKVALSAPLKQIAINAGLEGGVVAEKVANLPAGQGLNAATGEYVDLLAAGIIDPAKVTRSALQNAASIAALFLTTEAVVADKPEKAAAGGGDPTGGMGGMDF; from the coding sequence ATGTCGAAGCTGATTGCTTTCAACGAGGAGGCCCGCCGCGGTCTCGAGCGTGGCATGAACACGCTCGCGGACGCCGTCAAGGTCACCCTGGGCCCCAAGGGCCGCAACGTCGTCCTGGAGAAGAAGTGGGGCGCCCCCACGATCACCAACGACGGTGTCTCCATCGCCAAGGAGATCGACCTCGAGGACCCCTACGAGAAGATCGGCGCCGAGCTGGTCAAGGAGGTCGCGAAGAAGACCGACGACGTCGCCGGTGACGGCACGACGACGGCGACCGTCCTCGCCCAGGCGCTCGTCAAGGAGGGCCTGCGCAACGTGGCCGCCGGCGCGAACCCGATGGGTCTCAAGCGCGGCATCGAGGCGGCCGTGACCGCCGTCTCCGAGCAGCTCCTCGGCCTGGCCAAGGACGTCGAGACCCGCGAGCAGATCGCCGCGACCGCGACCATCTCCGCCGGTGGCGACGCCACGGTCGGCGACGCCATCGCCGAGGCGATGGACAAGGTCGGCAAGGAGGGCGTGATCACGGTCGAGGAGTCGAACACCTTCGGCATCGACCTCGAGCTCACCGAGGGCATGCGCTTCGACAAGGGCTACATCTCGGCGTACTTCGTCACCGACCCCGAGCGCATGGAGACCGTCCTCGAGGACGCCTACGTGCTCATCGCGAACAGCAAGATCAGCAACGTCAAGGACCTGCTGCCGCTGCTCGAGAAGGTCATGCAGTCGGGCAAGCCGCTCGTCATCCTGGCCGAGGACGTCGACGGCGAGGCGCTGTCGACCCTGGTCGTCAACAAGATCCGCGGCACCTTCAAGTCCGTCGCCGTCAAGGCGCCGGGCTTCGGCGACCGCCGCAAGGCCATGCTGCAGGACATCGCGATCCTCACCGGCGGCCAGGTCATCTCCGAGGAGGTCGGCCTCAAGCTCGAGACCGCCGGTATCGAGCTGCTGGGCCAGGCCCGCAAGGTCGTCATCACCAAGGACGAGACCACCATCGTCGAGGGTGCCGGCGACCAGGCCCAGATCGAGGGCCGGGTCAACCAGATCCGCGCCGAGATCGAGAGCTCGGACTCCGACTACGACCGCGAGAAGCTCCAGGAGCGCCTCGCCAAGCTGGCCGGCGGCGTGGCCGTCATCAAGGTCGGCGCGGCCACCGAGGTCGAGCTCAAGGAGCGCAAGCACCGCATCGAGGACGCCGTCCGCAACGCCAAGGCGGCCGTCGAGGAGGGCATCCTCCCCGGTGGCGGTGTCGCGCTGGTCCAGGCCGGCGCCTCCGCGTTCGACAAGCTCGAGCTCGAGGGTGACGAGGCCACCGGCGCCAACATCGTCAAGGTCGCGCTCTCCGCTCCGCTCAAGCAGATCGCCATCAACGCGGGCCTCGAGGGCGGCGTCGTCGCGGAGAAGGTCGCGAACCTCCCCGCCGGCCAGGGCCTCAACGCCGCGACCGGCGAGTACGTCGACCTGCTGGCCGCGGGCATCATCGACCCGGCCAAGGTGACCCGCTCGGCGCTCCAGAACGCCGCGTCGATCGCCGCGCTGTTCCTCACCACCGAGGCCGTCGTGGCCGACAAGCCGGAGAAGGCTGCCGCTGGTGGCGGCGACCCGACCGGTGGCATGGGCGGCATGGACTTCTGA
- a CDS encoding SGNH/GDSL hydrolase family protein, with protein sequence MSRTRKALVAAGVALAGIGVTTGGGRELLRRQAAIARARIGKPLGEEAIPADKVWKRKSYDGPPLRLLVLGDSIAAGLGAERPKDTLGARIARGLAAELRRPVALRTAAVVGSESSALAGQLDGLPASYRADVAVVVVGGNDVTHRVPVATSAQHLEEAVARLRAQDTGVVVGTCPDLGALRPVPQPLRSLGSRMSRQLASAQAEVAVRNGAHAVSLAHVVGPFFITNPDEMFSLDRFHPSALGYKRTAQALLPSVLAALGHDLPVPFGHRAPNVGA encoded by the coding sequence ATGAGCCGTACCCGCAAGGCCCTGGTCGCCGCCGGCGTCGCCCTCGCCGGCATCGGCGTGACGACGGGAGGCGGGCGCGAGCTGCTGCGCCGCCAGGCCGCGATCGCGCGGGCCCGGATCGGCAAGCCGCTGGGGGAGGAGGCGATCCCGGCCGACAAGGTCTGGAAGCGCAAGTCGTACGACGGCCCGCCCCTGCGCCTGCTCGTCCTCGGTGACTCGATCGCCGCCGGGCTCGGGGCCGAGCGCCCCAAGGACACCCTCGGCGCCCGGATCGCCCGCGGCCTCGCCGCCGAGCTGCGCCGGCCGGTCGCGCTGCGGACCGCCGCGGTGGTCGGCTCGGAGAGCTCGGCGCTGGCCGGTCAGCTCGACGGGCTGCCCGCGAGCTACCGCGCCGACGTCGCGGTGGTGGTGGTCGGCGGCAACGACGTCACCCACCGGGTTCCGGTTGCGACGTCCGCGCAGCACCTGGAGGAGGCGGTGGCGCGGCTGCGCGCGCAGGACACAGGGGTCGTCGTCGGGACCTGCCCGGACCTCGGGGCGCTGCGGCCGGTCCCGCAGCCCCTGCGCTCGCTCGGTTCGCGGATGTCGCGCCAGCTGGCGAGCGCGCAGGCGGAGGTCGCCGTACGGAACGGGGCGCACGCGGTCTCACTGGCCCACGTGGTCGGCCCGTTCTTCATCACCAACCCCGACGAGATGTTCAGCCTCGACCGCTTCCACCCGAGCGCGCTGGGCTACAAGCGCACGGCCCAGGCGCTGCTGCCGTCGGTGCTGGCCGCGCTGGGCCACGACCTGCCGGTCCCGTTCGGGCACCGGGCTCCTAACGTGGGCGCATGA
- a CDS encoding OsmC family protein — protein MTDHHYALDLVWQGNRGSGTTGYRDYDRTVLLTAAGKPDLLGSADPTFRGDAARWNPEELLLAALAQCHLLSYLHSAVNHGVVVTAYDDSPVGTMSQVGQGGRFTSVTLHPRVTVADAAMVDTARAIHAEASANCFIAASVNFPVAHEPVVEVAGS, from the coding sequence GTGACCGACCACCACTACGCACTCGACCTCGTCTGGCAGGGCAACCGCGGCAGCGGGACCACCGGCTACCGCGACTACGACCGCACCGTGCTCCTCACCGCCGCCGGCAAGCCGGACCTGCTCGGCTCGGCCGACCCGACCTTCCGCGGCGACGCCGCCCGCTGGAACCCCGAGGAGCTCCTCCTCGCCGCGCTCGCCCAGTGCCACCTGTTGTCGTACCTGCACTCCGCGGTCAACCACGGCGTCGTCGTCACCGCGTACGACGACAGCCCGGTCGGGACCATGTCCCAGGTCGGCCAGGGCGGCCGGTTCACGTCGGTCACCCTGCACCCGCGGGTCACCGTCGCCGACGCCGCGATGGTCGACACGGCGCGGGCGATTCACGCCGAGGCCAGCGCGAACTGCTTCATCGCGGCGTCGGTGAACTTCCCGGTCGCGCACGAGCCGGTGGTCGAGGTCGCCGGCTCGTAG
- a CDS encoding AMP-binding protein: MTPTTPATAPTTPDARPLNLADVLEAMADGVPDRIAVHTGDRAWTFAEIDERATRLANHLIGLGIQPGEHVAVHSTNRIEWVDALYGCLKARAVPININYKYLRDELAYLYDNADCVAAIVAPEHVDALAELDLATLRQTVVLGPEYDAALAAASTERPANGRSADDHYVLYTGGTTGNPKGVVWRNEDLIRAALNAARYGAPLDSIDQLVTEAQAVENPMVLLACGPMMHGGSQWILGNGHVAGQTVALFTEPHFDPVKILDLVEKAKVVSMTFLGDAMGRPVAEAILAEPDRWDLSSLAAVSNGAAPLSDGVREEIRQALPGRFILDSYGASESGATGSRIDDGSEGGSAAPRFTVTDQVEVFDADLKPCPVGVDGMLGRSGPVPLGYYKDPVKTAATFKEIDGVRWAIPGDFARREEDGSVTVLGRGSVCINTGGEKVHPEEVEAVLLRHDDVFDAVVVGTPHERWGQQVTALVQRRDGVTLSEDDVRDHCRALISNYKVPKTVLFIDEVPRTPVSKVDYPASAALAAELLG, translated from the coding sequence GTGACCCCCACCACACCGGCCACCGCCCCCACGACGCCCGACGCCCGCCCCCTCAACCTCGCCGACGTGCTCGAGGCGATGGCGGACGGCGTGCCCGACCGGATCGCCGTCCACACCGGCGACCGGGCCTGGACCTTCGCCGAGATCGACGAGCGCGCCACCCGCCTCGCCAACCACCTCATCGGGCTGGGCATCCAGCCGGGCGAGCACGTCGCCGTCCACTCCACCAACCGGATCGAGTGGGTCGACGCGCTCTACGGGTGCCTCAAGGCCCGCGCGGTGCCGATCAACATCAACTACAAGTACCTGCGCGACGAGCTGGCGTACCTCTACGACAACGCCGACTGCGTGGCCGCGATCGTCGCGCCCGAGCACGTCGACGCGCTGGCCGAGCTGGACCTCGCGACGCTGCGGCAGACCGTCGTCCTCGGCCCCGAGTACGACGCCGCGCTGGCCGCCGCGTCGACCGAGCGGCCCGCCAACGGCCGCTCCGCCGATGACCACTACGTCCTCTACACCGGCGGCACGACCGGCAACCCCAAGGGCGTCGTGTGGCGCAACGAGGACCTGATCCGCGCCGCCCTCAACGCGGCCCGCTACGGCGCCCCGCTCGACTCGATCGACCAGCTCGTCACCGAGGCCCAGGCCGTGGAGAACCCGATGGTGCTGCTCGCCTGCGGCCCGATGATGCACGGCGGCAGCCAGTGGATCCTCGGCAACGGCCACGTCGCCGGCCAGACCGTCGCGCTCTTCACCGAGCCGCACTTCGACCCCGTCAAGATCCTCGACCTGGTCGAGAAGGCCAAGGTCGTCTCGATGACGTTCCTCGGCGACGCCATGGGCCGTCCCGTCGCCGAGGCGATCCTCGCCGAGCCCGACCGCTGGGACCTCTCCAGCCTCGCCGCCGTCTCCAACGGCGCCGCTCCCCTGTCCGACGGCGTGCGCGAGGAGATCCGCCAGGCCCTCCCCGGCCGCTTCATCCTCGACTCGTACGGCGCCTCCGAGTCCGGCGCCACCGGCTCCCGCATCGACGACGGCTCCGAGGGCGGATCCGCGGCCCCCCGGTTCACCGTCACCGACCAGGTCGAGGTCTTCGACGCCGACCTCAAGCCCTGCCCGGTCGGCGTCGACGGCATGCTCGGCCGCTCCGGCCCCGTCCCCCTCGGCTACTACAAGGACCCGGTCAAGACCGCCGCGACCTTCAAGGAGATCGACGGCGTGCGCTGGGCGATCCCCGGCGACTTCGCCCGCCGCGAGGAGGACGGCTCGGTCACCGTGCTCGGCCGCGGCTCGGTGTGCATCAACACCGGCGGCGAGAAGGTGCACCCCGAGGAGGTCGAGGCGGTCCTGCTGCGCCACGACGACGTCTTCGACGCCGTCGTCGTCGGTACGCCGCACGAGCGCTGGGGCCAGCAGGTCACCGCGCTGGTGCAGCGCCGCGACGGCGTGACGCTCAGCGAGGACGACGTACGCGACCACTGCCGGGCGCTGATCTCCAACTACAAGGTGCCCAAGACGGTGCTCTTCATCGACGAGGTCCCCCGGACCCCCGTCAGCAAGGTGGACTACCCTGCCAGCGCCGCGCTCGCGGCAGAGCTGCTGGGCTGA
- a CDS encoding YciI family protein: MTTYVVLLTGDERTWEDASAEERAAMYARHDEFSRLLEERGHQVTGGAELAHSRTAKVVRKAAADGAAITVTDGPYLESVEQVGGFYVVESDDLDDLLEVCGVLASLEDGVEVRATVAHDG; the protein is encoded by the coding sequence ATGACCACGTACGTCGTCCTGCTGACCGGAGACGAGCGCACCTGGGAGGACGCCAGCGCAGAGGAGCGGGCGGCGATGTACGCCCGCCACGACGAGTTCAGCCGCCTGCTCGAGGAGCGCGGCCACCAGGTGACCGGCGGGGCCGAGCTCGCGCACTCGCGGACCGCCAAGGTGGTCCGGAAGGCCGCGGCGGACGGTGCCGCGATCACGGTGACCGACGGTCCGTACCTCGAGTCCGTCGAGCAGGTCGGCGGGTTCTACGTCGTCGAGAGCGACGACCTCGACGACCTGCTCGAGGTGTGCGGGGTGCTGGCCTCGCTCGAGGACGGCGTCGAGGTGCGCGCGACCGTCGCGCACGACGGGTAG
- a CDS encoding RNA polymerase sigma factor — translation MEPLERVLREEWGRLLALLVAWCRRVDLAEDGLADAFEAAARTWPEAGVPANPAGWLLTAARRRITDALRHEVVAADKVPLLEVEAAVQQHAQRVLAAPPRGESVTDERLRLVLLCAHPDLSREAAAALTLRLVLGVPTEDVARLFLVPTPTMAARLTRARRKLAGARFAVPPPDELAARVDVVADVAYLAFTSGYAPGSGADVLRADVAGEAVRLVRVLRAVLPPGAGTTELDALLALMVLQHARRDARVVDGRLVLLPDQDRRRWHHDEALEALDLLRPLVGAPPAPYLLQALVAAEHAIAPTSADTRWDRVVHRYDELLALRDSPVVRLNRAVALAERDGPEAGLAALTGVALPGHRLPAVRAELLVRLGRAEEARVAFDTALALCRNEAESAHLRVRREVTRAGPPSASR, via the coding sequence ATGGAGCCGCTCGAGCGCGTGCTGCGCGAGGAGTGGGGCCGGTTGCTGGCCCTGCTCGTCGCGTGGTGCCGCCGGGTGGACCTGGCCGAGGACGGGTTGGCCGATGCGTTCGAGGCGGCGGCCCGGACCTGGCCGGAGGCCGGGGTTCCGGCCAACCCGGCCGGCTGGCTGCTCACCGCGGCCCGTCGCCGGATCACCGATGCGCTGCGCCACGAGGTGGTCGCGGCGGACAAGGTGCCGCTGCTGGAGGTCGAGGCCGCGGTGCAGCAGCACGCGCAGCGGGTGCTCGCGGCGCCGCCGCGAGGAGAGTCCGTGACGGACGAACGGCTGCGCCTGGTGCTGCTCTGCGCGCACCCCGACCTGTCCCGCGAGGCGGCCGCGGCGCTGACGCTGCGGCTGGTCCTCGGTGTGCCGACCGAGGACGTCGCCCGGCTGTTCCTGGTGCCGACGCCGACCATGGCGGCGCGCCTGACCCGGGCCCGGCGCAAGCTCGCGGGGGCGCGGTTCGCCGTACCGCCGCCGGACGAGCTGGCCGCGCGGGTCGACGTGGTGGCCGATGTCGCCTACCTGGCGTTCACCAGCGGCTACGCGCCCGGGTCGGGGGCGGACGTGCTGCGCGCGGACGTCGCGGGCGAGGCGGTACGGCTCGTGCGGGTGCTGCGGGCGGTGCTGCCGCCGGGGGCGGGCACCACCGAGCTCGACGCGCTGCTCGCGCTCATGGTGCTCCAGCACGCGCGGCGCGACGCCCGCGTGGTCGACGGGCGGCTCGTGCTGCTCCCCGACCAGGACCGGCGTCGCTGGCACCACGACGAGGCGCTGGAGGCGCTCGACCTGCTCCGCCCGCTGGTCGGCGCTCCCCCGGCGCCGTACCTGCTGCAGGCGCTGGTGGCCGCCGAGCACGCGATCGCGCCGACCTCGGCGGACACGCGGTGGGACCGCGTCGTCCACCGGTACGACGAGCTGCTGGCCCTGCGCGACTCCCCGGTCGTGCGCCTCAACCGAGCGGTGGCCCTGGCCGAGCGGGACGGCCCCGAGGCCGGGCTCGCCGCGCTCACCGGGGTGGCGCTGCCCGGGCATCGCCTGCCCGCGGTGCGGGCCGAGCTGCTGGTCCGGCTCGGCCGCGCGGAGGAGGCCCGGGTCGCCTTCGACACCGCGCTCGCGCTGTGCCGCAACGAGGCCGAGTCCGCGCACCTGCGGGTCCGGCGCGAGGTCACGCGTGCGGGACCACCATCGGCGTCCCGGTGA
- a CDS encoding ABC transporter ATP-binding protein, whose amino-acid sequence MSRLRTEGLRLGYGERTVVEHLDLTVPDGVFTAIVGPNACGKSTLLRSLVRLLKPEAGSVVLDGRTIATWRPKAVARELGFLPQGTTTPDGIRVVGLVRRGRYARQPAIGTWTRADDAAVAAALDAAGVADLADRRVSALSGGQRQRVWIAMVLAQETPYLLLDEPTTFLDIAHQYELLRILRRLVDDGRTVVAVLHDLNQACRFADHVVAMRDGAVVATGAPAEVVDAALVERVFGLACAVLPDPITGTPMVVPHA is encoded by the coding sequence ATGAGCCGGTTGCGGACCGAGGGCCTGCGCCTCGGGTACGGCGAGCGCACGGTGGTCGAGCACCTCGACCTCACCGTGCCCGACGGCGTCTTCACGGCGATCGTCGGCCCCAACGCCTGCGGCAAGTCGACGCTGCTGCGCTCGCTGGTGCGGCTGCTCAAGCCCGAGGCGGGCAGCGTCGTCCTCGACGGCCGGACGATCGCGACCTGGCGGCCCAAGGCGGTCGCCCGTGAGCTGGGCTTCCTGCCCCAGGGGACGACGACGCCCGACGGCATCCGCGTGGTCGGCCTGGTCCGGCGCGGACGCTACGCCCGACAGCCCGCGATCGGCACCTGGACCCGCGCCGACGACGCCGCCGTCGCCGCCGCGCTGGACGCCGCCGGCGTCGCGGACCTGGCCGACCGCCGGGTCTCCGCCCTCTCCGGCGGGCAGCGGCAGCGCGTCTGGATCGCGATGGTGCTCGCCCAGGAGACGCCCTACCTGCTGCTCGACGAGCCGACGACCTTCCTCGACATCGCCCACCAGTACGAGCTCCTGCGGATCCTGCGCCGGCTCGTCGACGACGGCCGCACGGTGGTCGCCGTGCTGCACGACCTCAACCAGGCCTGCCGGTTCGCCGACCACGTCGTCGCGATGCGCGACGGCGCCGTCGTGGCGACCGGGGCTCCGGCCGAGGTCGTCGACGCGGCGCTCGTCGAGCGGGTCTTCGGGCTGGCGTGCGCGGTGCTGCCCGACCCGATCACCGGGACGCCGATGGTGGTCCCGCACGCGTGA
- a CDS encoding FecCD family ABC transporter permease, with translation MTLTFLRPERRTVLAVVLVAVATLAVSLVALCYGDGWARPGAVVDGLRGQGPLAGRVLEWRMPRVTAAVVFGLALGLAGALFQNLTRNPLGAPDVIGLDQGAYTGVLLVLTVAGGAHFAAAADNGGGFALGLAGAALAGGLLAAGVVALLAMGSGYTGYRLIVIGIAVNAVLTAANSWLILRADLEVAMAAASWSAGNLNGTDWSDLVVPVAGIAILAAGAGFLARPVQQLALGDDVAVTTGIRLGRLRLMIATVGVGCTAIVAATAGPIVFVALMAPQIGRRLAGTAGIALLPSALTGALLLATADLLAQVVAPVQLPVGVVTGAIGGVYLLWLLFKEVGR, from the coding sequence GTGACCCTGACCTTCCTGCGCCCGGAGCGGCGTACCGTCCTCGCCGTGGTGCTGGTCGCCGTCGCCACGCTCGCGGTCTCGCTCGTCGCGCTCTGCTACGGCGACGGCTGGGCGCGGCCCGGCGCGGTCGTCGACGGCCTGCGCGGTCAGGGCCCGCTCGCCGGGCGAGTCCTGGAGTGGCGGATGCCGCGGGTGACCGCGGCCGTCGTCTTCGGGCTCGCGCTCGGCCTGGCCGGCGCGCTCTTCCAGAACCTGACCCGCAACCCGCTCGGCGCCCCCGACGTCATCGGCCTCGACCAGGGCGCCTACACCGGCGTCCTGCTCGTCCTCACCGTCGCCGGAGGCGCGCACTTCGCCGCGGCGGCCGACAACGGCGGCGGCTTCGCGCTCGGCCTGGCCGGTGCCGCCCTGGCCGGAGGCCTGCTCGCGGCGGGCGTCGTGGCGCTGCTCGCGATGGGCAGCGGCTACACCGGCTACCGGCTGATCGTCATCGGCATCGCGGTCAACGCCGTGCTCACCGCGGCCAACTCGTGGCTCATCCTGCGCGCCGACCTGGAGGTCGCGATGGCGGCCGCGAGCTGGTCGGCCGGCAACCTCAATGGCACCGACTGGTCGGACCTGGTCGTGCCGGTGGCGGGCATCGCCATCCTCGCCGCGGGTGCGGGCTTCCTGGCCCGGCCGGTCCAGCAGCTCGCGCTCGGCGACGACGTCGCGGTGACGACGGGGATCCGCCTCGGCCGGCTGCGCCTGATGATCGCCACCGTCGGCGTGGGCTGCACCGCGATCGTCGCCGCGACCGCGGGCCCCATCGTCTTCGTCGCGCTGATGGCGCCCCAGATCGGCCGCCGCCTGGCCGGTACGGCGGGCATCGCGCTGCTGCCCTCGGCGCTCACCGGCGCCCTGCTGCTCGCCACGGCCGACCTGCTCGCCCAGGTCGTCGCGCCCGTGCAGCTCCCGGTCGGCGTGGTCACCGGCGCCATCGGTGGCGTCTACCTGTTGTGGTTGCTGTTCAAGGAGGTCGGACGATGA
- a CDS encoding FecCD family ABC transporter permease gives MTLRHPGPLVALVALGAALFGAVVWSLSIGKGDLPSGSVLPALFRYDDHDAAHIIVRQVRLPRTLLAILVGAALALAGALVQALTRNPLAEPGVLGVTFGASFAVVVATALGVAAGQGAQMVVATLGAALATAVVYAVGRADPLRLLLAGTAFSALVASLSLGIRLLDPDAFDDHRFWAVGSLAGRDQQPLTLPTIVVLVAVVVALVLVRPLSALEMGDDVAHGLGVRVGATRTGVLVVATVLAGVATAIAGPIAFAGLIVPHLVRRFARGSVGWLIVLSLAGGPVLLVAADTIGRLVLPVGDAPVAIVTGVLGGPLLAWVVRRQGAEAAS, from the coding sequence TTGACCCTGCGTCACCCCGGCCCCCTGGTCGCGCTCGTCGCGCTGGGTGCGGCCCTCTTCGGGGCCGTCGTGTGGAGCCTCTCGATCGGCAAGGGCGACCTGCCGTCCGGATCGGTGCTCCCCGCGCTCTTCCGGTACGACGACCACGACGCCGCGCACATCATCGTGCGCCAGGTCCGGCTGCCCCGGACCCTGCTGGCGATCCTGGTCGGCGCCGCCCTGGCCCTGGCCGGGGCGCTCGTCCAGGCGCTGACCCGCAACCCGCTGGCCGAGCCGGGGGTCCTGGGCGTCACTTTCGGTGCGTCCTTCGCCGTCGTGGTGGCGACCGCGCTCGGCGTGGCCGCCGGCCAGGGCGCGCAGATGGTCGTCGCCACGCTCGGCGCGGCGCTCGCCACGGCCGTCGTGTACGCCGTCGGGCGGGCCGATCCGCTGCGCCTGCTCCTGGCGGGGACGGCGTTCAGCGCCCTCGTCGCCAGCCTCTCGCTCGGCATCCGGCTGCTCGATCCCGACGCCTTCGACGACCACCGGTTCTGGGCGGTCGGCTCGCTCGCCGGGCGCGACCAGCAGCCGCTGACGCTGCCGACGATCGTGGTCCTCGTCGCCGTCGTGGTGGCGCTCGTTCTCGTTCGGCCGCTGTCCGCGCTGGAGATGGGCGACGACGTCGCGCACGGGCTCGGCGTCCGGGTCGGGGCGACCCGGACCGGCGTCCTGGTCGTGGCGACGGTGCTCGCCGGCGTCGCGACCGCGATCGCCGGCCCCATCGCCTTCGCCGGCCTGATCGTGCCCCACCTGGTCCGCCGGTTCGCGCGCGGCTCGGTCGGCTGGCTCATCGTGCTCTCGCTCGCGGGCGGGCCGGTGCTCCTCGTCGCCGCCGACACCATCGGCCGCCTGGTGCTGCCGGTCGGGGACGCCCCGGTCGCGATCGTGACCGGCGTGCTCGGCGGTCCGCTGCTGGCGTGGGTGGTCCGCCGCCAGGGCGCGGAGGCGGCGTCGTGA
- a CDS encoding siderophore-interacting protein codes for MIGQRDRPAERVAEHHGTGRGMQRIGYPIGICRTTVARRELVTPRMLRLTLTGDELAGFHSYVADDHVKIVFPHADGTRTDPVPNDRQLLDWPKPLPPTRTYTIRRVDLAAREVDLDVVLHAGGLAGDWAEAVAIGDPAVIAGPPGAKAFAHTHRHYVLVVDVTGLPAVARWLDEADWLEAAGATAHVLVEHDHADETGYPLQERAGVEVRWLSRAQGSQLGAQVRALDVPDDTFVFGAGEAEDLKEVRRWVAERELPASITGYWKRGVAGLDD; via the coding sequence GTGATCGGCCAGCGCGACCGGCCGGCCGAGCGCGTCGCCGAGCACCACGGCACCGGGCGGGGGATGCAGCGGATCGGCTACCCGATCGGCATCTGCCGGACCACCGTCGCCCGGCGCGAGCTGGTCACGCCGCGGATGCTGCGGCTCACCCTGACCGGTGACGAGCTCGCGGGCTTCCACAGCTACGTGGCCGACGACCACGTCAAGATCGTCTTCCCCCACGCGGACGGCACCCGGACCGACCCGGTGCCCAACGACCGGCAGCTGCTCGACTGGCCCAAGCCGCTCCCGCCCACGCGGACCTACACGATCCGTCGCGTCGACCTCGCCGCGCGCGAGGTCGACCTCGACGTCGTGCTCCATGCCGGCGGTCTGGCCGGTGACTGGGCCGAGGCCGTCGCGATCGGCGACCCGGCGGTGATCGCCGGGCCTCCGGGGGCCAAGGCGTTCGCGCACACCCACCGGCACTACGTCCTCGTCGTCGACGTGACCGGCCTGCCGGCCGTCGCGCGCTGGCTGGACGAGGCCGACTGGCTGGAGGCGGCCGGGGCGACCGCGCACGTGCTCGTCGAGCACGACCACGCGGACGAGACCGGGTACCCGCTGCAGGAGCGCGCCGGCGTCGAGGTGCGCTGGCTCTCGCGGGCCCAGGGGTCGCAGCTCGGTGCGCAGGTGCGGGCGCTCGACGTACCTGACGACACGTTCGTGTTCGGCGCGGGCGAGGCCGAGGACCTCAAGGAGGTCCGCCGCTGGGTGGCCGAGCGGGAGCTGCCGGCCAGCATCACCGGCTACTGGAAGCGCGGGGTCGCGGGGTTGGACGATTGA